A region of Leclercia adecarboxylata DNA encodes the following proteins:
- the treZ gene encoding malto-oligosyltrehalose trehalohydrolase, translated as MTAKSITYWGCEHVDANTVRFHLWASGQEQVSLHLNDETLAMHPTGDGGFDLTVDYVKPGSTYSYILSDGTAVPDPASRAQQGDVNGPSLVCDPDSYVWRNTQWRGRRWEESVVYELHIGTFTPEGTFRAATERLPYLASLGITMIELMPVSQAGGNRGWGYDGVLLYAPHSAYGTPDELKAFVDAAHGLGLSVVLDIVLNHFGPEGNYLPRLSPDFFHPERMTPWGNGIAYDVAPVRQFITDVPLYWLKEFRFDGLRFDAIDHITDSSEKHVLEEIAERIREEIIDRPVHLTTEDSRNIISLHPYREDGTPELFTAEWNDDLHNAIHVLASGETHAWYRDFAHQPEKWVARALAEGFSYQGEITPRHREPRGVKSIDQPPVAFVDFIQNHDQVGNRAHGDRLLSLIGEKRTKVLLAALLLSPHIPLLFMGEEYGETRPFLFFTDFHGELARAVREGRAKEFADHASHQEEGVPDPNSPETFNRSKLDWDKLNQPEGESWLNFTRHLLELRQQAIVPLLATARSGGGKVLETGPGCVAVTWTFPRGTLSLAFNVGGHTEEMPDLPGETLFAWPEIHTELRPDTLIVRLAPGETH; from the coding sequence ATGACAGCAAAATCTATTACGTATTGGGGTTGTGAACACGTTGATGCGAACACGGTTCGCTTTCATTTATGGGCCAGCGGCCAGGAGCAGGTTTCCCTGCACCTGAACGACGAAACCCTGGCGATGCACCCGACCGGTGACGGCGGCTTCGACCTGACGGTTGATTACGTCAAACCCGGTTCGACCTACAGTTATATCCTGTCTGACGGCACCGCCGTGCCGGATCCCGCTTCCCGCGCTCAGCAAGGGGATGTGAATGGCCCATCGCTGGTGTGCGATCCCGACAGCTATGTCTGGCGCAACACCCAGTGGCGAGGCCGACGCTGGGAAGAGAGCGTGGTTTATGAGCTGCATATCGGGACCTTCACCCCTGAGGGCACATTCCGCGCGGCCACCGAGAGACTGCCGTATCTGGCGTCGCTGGGCATCACCATGATTGAGCTGATGCCCGTGTCCCAGGCCGGGGGCAATCGCGGCTGGGGCTACGACGGTGTTCTGCTCTATGCCCCGCACAGCGCCTACGGCACGCCGGACGAGCTGAAAGCCTTCGTCGATGCCGCCCACGGGCTGGGGTTGTCGGTGGTGCTGGACATTGTGCTGAACCATTTCGGCCCGGAAGGAAACTACCTCCCGCGCCTGTCGCCGGACTTTTTCCATCCTGAGCGGATGACCCCCTGGGGGAACGGGATTGCCTACGATGTGGCCCCCGTGCGCCAGTTTATTACCGACGTGCCGCTGTACTGGCTGAAAGAGTTCCGCTTCGACGGATTGCGCTTCGACGCTATCGATCACATTACAGATTCGTCTGAAAAACACGTTCTGGAAGAAATTGCTGAACGCATTCGGGAGGAGATTATCGACCGTCCGGTGCATCTCACCACCGAAGACAGTCGTAACATTATTTCCCTGCATCCTTACCGGGAGGACGGCACGCCGGAGCTGTTCACCGCCGAATGGAATGACGATCTGCACAACGCCATTCACGTGCTGGCGAGTGGCGAAACCCACGCCTGGTACCGCGACTTCGCGCATCAGCCGGAGAAATGGGTCGCCCGGGCGCTGGCGGAAGGGTTCTCCTATCAGGGGGAAATCACGCCCCGGCACCGCGAGCCGCGCGGGGTGAAAAGTATCGACCAGCCGCCGGTGGCCTTTGTCGACTTTATCCAGAACCACGATCAGGTGGGCAACCGGGCCCACGGGGATCGTCTGCTCTCCCTGATCGGGGAGAAGCGCACCAAAGTGCTGCTGGCCGCGCTGCTGCTGTCGCCGCACATTCCGCTGCTGTTCATGGGCGAAGAGTATGGCGAAACCCGGCCGTTCCTCTTCTTTACCGATTTCCACGGCGAGCTGGCCCGGGCGGTAAGGGAAGGGCGAGCGAAGGAGTTTGCCGATCATGCCAGCCATCAGGAAGAAGGGGTGCCCGATCCGAATTCGCCGGAGACCTTCAATCGGTCGAAACTCGACTGGGACAAACTCAACCAGCCGGAGGGCGAGAGCTGGCTGAACTTTACCCGCCATCTGCTGGAGCTGCGTCAGCAGGCGATTGTGCCGCTGCTGGCTACGGCGCGCAGCGGTGGGGGCAAGGTGCTGGAAACAGGGCCCGGCTGCGTGGCGGTGACCTGGACGTTTCCTCGGGGGACGTTGTCGCTGGCGTTTAACGTCGGCGGCCATACGGAGGAGATGCCCGACCTGCCGGGAGAAACCCTCTTTGCCTGGCCTGAGATCCACACCGAATTACGGCCCGACACCCTTATTGTCCGACTTGCCCCTGGAGAAACACATTAA
- a CDS encoding methyl-accepting chemotaxis protein: MSLKKSSLAILLALLFFFVASAATNVWLAIKSNNSLDNVNKEIQVVLSIIDPINHSRTLRVRVMEYMKQVESGDTTGLDEKLASVKLALTKADGAFATFNAAPRLADEAPLVKDYDEAWLAYRDRGLAPLIDAAAAHDKAKFDALIPQISGLDRQYEIVLDQVLSVHQKYAKQLNDDARSHFASGLTIIAAFAALFVVVIIGVSVLMKRYVFAPINLAREHCSQIAAGQLTEAVPQKAGSKNEIDLLMGSMEQMRLALLDTISQVREACRTVNHASQEIASGNIDLASRTEQQASALTETAASMEQLSATVANNTDNVNQAGKLVQDAVTNARTGEAVTREVIETMNTIAANSQRIEDITSVINSIAFQTNILALNAAVEAARAGTQGRGFAVVATEVRTLAQKSAVAAKDIENLIAQSVSSVKNGSQLVNRSGEVINAIIASVNKVNALMEQIQVASEEQSRGIGQVGQAVTEMDGVTQQNAALVQESAAAAASLEEQARHLTQSIASFRLPEPA; encoded by the coding sequence ATGTCGTTAAAAAAGTCTTCCCTTGCCATTCTTCTTGCCCTGTTGTTTTTCTTTGTCGCCAGTGCCGCAACCAACGTCTGGCTGGCGATTAAGAGCAATAACTCCCTGGATAACGTCAATAAAGAGATTCAGGTGGTGTTATCCATTATCGATCCTATCAACCACAGCCGTACCTTGCGCGTGCGGGTCATGGAGTATATGAAGCAGGTGGAGAGCGGCGACACCACCGGTCTCGACGAGAAGCTGGCCTCCGTTAAGCTGGCGCTGACCAAAGCGGACGGGGCGTTTGCGACGTTTAATGCGGCACCGCGTCTGGCGGATGAAGCGCCGCTAGTGAAAGACTACGACGAGGCCTGGCTGGCCTACCGCGATCGCGGCCTGGCCCCGCTGATTGACGCGGCCGCCGCCCACGACAAGGCAAAGTTTGATGCCCTGATCCCGCAGATCTCCGGTCTCGACCGTCAGTATGAAATCGTCCTCGACCAGGTACTTTCTGTGCACCAGAAATACGCGAAACAGCTTAACGACGACGCGCGCTCCCACTTTGCCTCTGGCTTGACCATTATTGCCGCCTTTGCCGCGCTGTTTGTGGTGGTGATTATCGGGGTGAGCGTCCTGATGAAGCGCTACGTTTTTGCCCCGATCAACCTGGCGCGCGAGCACTGCAGCCAGATTGCCGCTGGTCAGCTGACGGAAGCGGTGCCGCAGAAAGCCGGGTCGAAAAACGAGATCGATCTGCTGATGGGCTCGATGGAGCAGATGCGCCTGGCCCTGCTGGATACCATCTCTCAGGTGCGTGAAGCCTGTCGCACCGTGAACCACGCCTCGCAGGAGATTGCCTCCGGCAATATCGACCTGGCGTCCCGCACTGAACAGCAGGCGTCCGCCCTGACGGAAACCGCCGCCAGCATGGAGCAGCTGAGCGCCACGGTGGCGAATAACACCGACAACGTTAATCAGGCCGGTAAGCTGGTGCAGGATGCGGTGACCAATGCCCGCACCGGGGAGGCGGTGACCCGCGAGGTGATCGAGACCATGAACACCATTGCCGCTAACTCCCAGCGCATCGAAGATATCACCAGCGTGATTAACAGCATCGCGTTCCAGACCAATATTCTGGCGCTGAACGCCGCCGTTGAAGCCGCCCGGGCCGGGACGCAGGGTCGTGGATTTGCGGTGGTGGCGACCGAAGTTCGTACCCTGGCGCAGAAAAGCGCCGTGGCGGCGAAGGACATTGAGAACCTGATCGCCCAGTCAGTCTCCAGCGTGAAAAACGGTTCGCAGCTGGTGAACCGTTCGGGTGAGGTGATCAATGCCATCATCGCGTCGGTGAATAAGGTGAATGCGCTGATGGAGCAGATCCAGGTCGCCTCCGAAGAGCAGAGCCGCGGCATTGGGCAGGTCGGGCAGGCGGTGACCGAGATGGACGGCGTGACCCAGCAGAACGCCGCTCTGGTTCAGGAGTCAGCGGCAGCGGCGGCGTCCCTGGAAGAGCAGGCCAGACACCTCACACAAAGTATCGCCAGCTTCCGCCTGCCGGAACCGGCGTAA
- the sra gene encoding stationary-phase-induced ribosome-associated protein — translation MKSNRQARHILGLNYKLSNQRKVVIEGDSETQVINATGRKRHEPK, via the coding sequence ATGAAATCGAACCGTCAGGCACGCCATATTCTGGGACTGAACTACAAGCTGTCTAACCAGCGCAAAGTGGTGATTGAGGGTGACAGCGAAACGCAGGTCATCAATGCCACCGGCAGAAAACGCCACGAACCGAAGTAA
- a CDS encoding SDR family oxidoreductase, with the protein MNTTLTGKVALVTGGTSGIGLATAKELQDQGAKVYITGRRQAELDKAVATLGGQVTGIRADASVLADLDTVYAQIAEQSGRLDVLFANAGGGDMQPLGAITEEHFDRIFATNVRGVLFTVQKALPLLADKASVILTGSTVSVKGTANFSVYSASKAAVRNFARSWALDLQGRGIRVNVVSPGPIKTPGLGELVPEDQRQGLFDALAATVPLGRIGEPEEVGKAVAFLASDAASFINAVELFVDGGMAQI; encoded by the coding sequence GTGAATACAACATTAACAGGTAAGGTCGCTCTGGTTACCGGCGGCACCAGCGGTATCGGTCTGGCAACTGCTAAAGAGCTGCAGGATCAGGGGGCGAAGGTCTATATCACCGGTCGCCGTCAGGCGGAGCTGGACAAGGCCGTCGCCACCCTCGGCGGGCAGGTCACCGGCATTCGCGCCGACGCCTCGGTGCTGGCGGATCTTGACACGGTCTATGCGCAAATCGCCGAACAGTCCGGGCGGCTGGATGTGCTGTTCGCTAACGCCGGTGGCGGCGACATGCAGCCGCTCGGGGCAATAACCGAAGAGCACTTCGACCGTATTTTTGCCACCAACGTCCGCGGCGTGCTGTTTACGGTGCAGAAGGCGCTGCCGCTGCTGGCGGATAAAGCCTCGGTGATCCTGACCGGCTCCACGGTCTCGGTTAAAGGCACCGCCAACTTTAGCGTTTACAGCGCAAGCAAGGCGGCAGTAAGAAACTTTGCCCGCTCCTGGGCGCTGGATTTACAGGGGCGCGGTATCCGGGTAAACGTGGTCAGCCCGGGCCCGATTAAAACGCCAGGGCTGGGCGAGCTGGTGCCGGAAGATCAGCGTCAGGGTCTGTTCGATGCCTTAGCCGCCACGGTACCGCTGGGCCGCATCGGTGAACCGGAAGAGGTGGGCAAAGCGGTTGCGTTCCTCGCCTCAGATGCTGCCAGCTTTATTAACGCTGTTGAGCTGTTTGTCGATGGCGGGATGGCGCAGATTTAA
- a CDS encoding OsmC family protein gives MTIHKHGSAHWSGDIKRGKGTVSTESGVLNQQPYGFNTRFEGEKGTNPEELIGAAHAACFSMALSLMLGEAGYTADSIDTTADVSLDKTDSGFAISKVALQSKVTVPGIDPQQFDGIIQKAKAGCPVSQLLKAEITLDYKLN, from the coding sequence ATGACAATTCATAAGCACGGTTCAGCACACTGGTCTGGCGATATCAAGCGCGGCAAGGGGACGGTTTCTACCGAGAGCGGCGTTCTTAATCAGCAACCCTACGGCTTCAATACCCGGTTTGAAGGGGAGAAGGGTACCAACCCGGAAGAGTTGATCGGTGCGGCGCATGCGGCATGTTTCTCCATGGCGCTGTCGTTGATGCTGGGTGAAGCGGGTTATACCGCGGATTCTATCGATACCACGGCGGATGTTTCGCTGGATAAAACCGACAGCGGCTTTGCCATCAGCAAAGTGGCCCTGCAGAGCAAAGTGACCGTTCCGGGGATCGACCCGCAGCAGTTCGACGGCATCATTCAGAAAGCGAAAGCCGGGTGTCCGGTGTCACAGCTGCTGAAAGCTGAAATCACCCTCGACTATAAGCTGAACTGA
- a CDS encoding MFS transporter produces MKAQLTLLAGQAISAGLSRSLVWLFAIASGMSVANVYFAQPLLDALAQDFAISQAAIGGVVTATQIGCALALLFLVPLGDRVDRRRLMAIQLLALVAALVVVGTAQSAPVLLAGMLAVGLLGTAMTQGLIACAASAAAPHEQGRVVGVAQGGVFIGLLLARVFAGGVSDLAGWRGVYFCAAFLMLGIAIPLWRRLPALPPAGSLTYPRLLASMLTLLREEKVLQVRGTLALLMFAAFNIFWSALVLPLSAPPYNFSHTAIGAFGLVGVIGALAASRAGQWADQGLAQRTSAMALAMLLLAWWPLSLMDVSLWALAIGIVLLDLGGQALHVTNQSLIFRTRPEAHSRLVGLYMLFYAVGSGLGGIGTTITYAHFGWQGVCLLGSSVSLLALVFWWATRGR; encoded by the coding sequence ATGAAAGCACAACTGACGTTACTGGCTGGCCAGGCGATATCCGCAGGTCTGTCACGCAGCCTGGTGTGGCTCTTCGCCATTGCCAGCGGCATGAGCGTGGCGAATGTCTATTTCGCGCAGCCGCTGCTTGATGCGCTGGCGCAGGATTTTGCCATCAGTCAGGCGGCAATCGGCGGGGTTGTTACCGCAACCCAAATCGGTTGTGCGCTGGCTCTGCTGTTTCTGGTGCCGCTGGGAGACAGGGTCGATCGTCGTCGACTGATGGCGATACAGCTACTGGCGCTGGTTGCCGCGCTGGTGGTGGTGGGGACGGCGCAATCCGCCCCGGTGCTGCTGGCGGGTATGCTTGCCGTCGGCCTGCTCGGTACGGCGATGACCCAGGGGCTGATAGCCTGCGCGGCAAGCGCCGCTGCCCCTCATGAACAGGGGCGGGTGGTAGGAGTGGCGCAGGGCGGGGTCTTTATCGGATTGCTGCTGGCGAGAGTGTTTGCCGGGGGCGTCAGCGATCTGGCGGGCTGGCGCGGGGTCTATTTCTGCGCCGCATTTCTGATGCTGGGGATTGCGATCCCGCTCTGGCGACGACTGCCTGCCTTGCCGCCTGCCGGTTCGCTCACTTATCCGCGCCTGCTCGCTTCAATGCTGACGCTACTGAGGGAGGAAAAGGTGCTCCAGGTCAGGGGCACGCTCGCGCTGCTGATGTTTGCTGCCTTTAATATTTTCTGGAGCGCGTTGGTGCTGCCCCTGAGCGCGCCACCCTATAACTTTTCCCATACCGCTATTGGCGCATTCGGGCTGGTGGGGGTCATTGGCGCCCTGGCCGCATCACGGGCCGGGCAGTGGGCGGACCAGGGGCTGGCGCAACGCACCAGCGCAATGGCGTTGGCGATGCTGCTGCTGGCCTGGTGGCCGCTATCGCTAATGGACGTGTCGCTGTGGGCGCTGGCGATCGGCATCGTGCTGCTCGATCTTGGCGGACAGGCGTTGCATGTTACAAACCAGAGCCTGATTTTCCGCACCCGACCGGAAGCACATAGCCGGTTGGTGGGGCTGTATATGCTGTTTTACGCGGTGGGCAGCGGGCTGGGGGGGATCGGTACGACCATAACCTATGCCCATTTCGGCTGGCAGGGGGTGTGCCTGCTGGGATCGTCTGTCAGCCTGTTGGCTCTGGTGTTCTGGTGGGCGACGCGGGGGAGGTAA
- a CDS encoding NAD-dependent malic enzyme, whose protein sequence is MDNKAKKHRSLYIPYAGPVLLEFPLLNKGSAFSMEERSSFNLLGLLPEVVETIEEQAERAWIQYQGFKTEIDKHIYLRNIQDTNETLFYRLVQNHLDEMMPVIYTPTVGAACERFSEIYRRSRGVFISYQNRHNMDDILQNVSNHNIKVIVVTDGERILGLGDQGIGGMGIPIGKLSLYTACGGISPAYTLPVVLDVGTNNQQLLNDPLYMGWRHPRITDDEYYQFVDDFIQAVKHRWPDVLLQFEDFAQKNAMPLLNRYRDEICSFNDDIQGTAAVTVGTLIAASRAAGNQLSYQKIVFLGAGSAGCGIAEQIIAQTQREGLSEELARSRVFMVDRFGLLTDAMPNLLPFQTKLVQKRENLKNWDTDSEVLSLLDVVRNVKPDILIGVSGQTGLFTEEIIREMHKYCARPIVMPLSNPTSRVEATPQDIIAWTEGNALVATGSPFAPVVWKDKIYPIAQCNNSYIFPGIGLGVIASGASRITDEMLMSASETLAKHSPLVNNGEGLVLPELKDIHVVSKAIAFAVGKMAQQQGVAVKTSADALQQAIDENFWKPEYRSYRRTSI, encoded by the coding sequence ATGGACAACAAAGCCAAAAAACATCGCTCCCTCTATATTCCTTACGCCGGTCCGGTTCTGCTGGAATTCCCCCTCCTGAACAAGGGCAGCGCCTTCAGCATGGAAGAGCGCAGCAGTTTCAACCTGCTGGGTCTGTTGCCAGAAGTGGTCGAAACCATCGAAGAGCAGGCCGAACGCGCGTGGATCCAGTATCAGGGATTCAAAACCGAGATCGACAAGCACATCTACCTGCGCAACATCCAGGACACTAACGAAACCCTCTTCTACCGCCTGGTGCAAAACCACCTCGACGAGATGATGCCGGTGATTTACACCCCAACCGTCGGTGCCGCCTGCGAACGTTTCTCGGAAATTTATCGCCGTTCCCGGGGCGTGTTTATCTCGTATCAGAACCGTCACAACATGGACGACATCCTGCAGAACGTCTCCAACCACAACATCAAAGTGATCGTGGTAACCGACGGCGAGCGTATTCTCGGTCTTGGCGACCAGGGGATCGGCGGGATGGGAATTCCAATCGGTAAACTGTCGCTGTACACCGCCTGCGGCGGCATCAGCCCGGCGTACACCCTGCCGGTGGTGCTGGATGTCGGGACCAACAACCAGCAGCTGCTCAACGATCCGCTCTATATGGGCTGGCGTCACCCGCGTATCACCGACGACGAGTACTATCAGTTCGTGGATGATTTCATCCAGGCGGTGAAGCATCGCTGGCCGGACGTGCTGCTGCAGTTCGAAGATTTCGCCCAGAAAAACGCCATGCCGCTGCTGAATCGCTATCGCGATGAAATCTGCTCCTTTAACGACGACATTCAGGGCACTGCGGCGGTCACGGTCGGCACGCTGATTGCGGCCAGCCGCGCGGCAGGCAACCAGTTAAGCTACCAGAAAATAGTCTTCCTCGGTGCAGGCTCCGCCGGGTGCGGTATCGCCGAGCAGATCATCGCCCAGACACAGCGCGAAGGCTTAAGCGAAGAGCTGGCCCGTTCCCGCGTCTTTATGGTGGATCGTTTTGGCCTGCTGACCGACGCCATGCCGAACCTGCTGCCGTTCCAGACCAAACTGGTGCAAAAGCGCGAGAACCTGAAAAACTGGGATACCGACAGTGAAGTGCTCTCCCTGCTGGATGTGGTGCGTAACGTGAAGCCGGATATTCTGATTGGCGTCTCCGGCCAGACCGGGCTGTTCACCGAAGAGATCATCCGCGAGATGCATAAATACTGCGCGCGTCCGATCGTGATGCCGCTCTCTAACCCGACCTCGCGTGTGGAAGCGACCCCGCAGGACATCATCGCGTGGACCGAAGGTAACGCCCTGGTCGCCACCGGCAGCCCGTTTGCACCTGTGGTCTGGAAGGACAAAATCTATCCGATTGCCCAGTGCAACAACTCCTATATCTTCCCGGGTATCGGCCTTGGGGTGATCGCCTCTGGCGCGTCGCGCATCACCGATGAGATGCTGATGTCCGCCAGCGAAACCCTGGCGAAGCACTCTCCGCTGGTGAACAACGGCGAAGGGCTGGTCCTGCCGGAGCTGAAGGATATCCATGTGGTGTCGAAAGCCATCGCCTTTGCGGTGGGGAAAATGGCCCAGCAGCAAGGCGTGGCGGTTAAAACCTCTGCAGACGCCCTGCAGCAGGCAATCGACGAGAACTTCTGGAAGCCGGAATACCGCAGCTACCGCCGGACGTCTATTTAA
- the bdm gene encoding biofilm-dependent modulation protein, with product MFNYYSANTTSAQPELVNAIAQGLRAEMGAVTEDDILMELTKWVEASDNDILSDIYQQTINYVVSGQHDSF from the coding sequence ATGTTTAATTATTATTCTGCAAATACAACATCCGCACAGCCGGAGCTGGTTAACGCTATTGCACAGGGTCTGCGCGCTGAAATGGGCGCTGTCACTGAAGATGACATTTTGATGGAACTGACAAAATGGGTGGAAGCCTCAGATAATGACATCCTCAGTGATATCTACCAGCAGACCATTAACTACGTTGTCAGCGGCCAACACGACAGTTTCTGA
- a CDS encoding LysR family transcriptional regulator → MDQLLAMRAYTRVVETGSFTRAADSLNMPIATLSKLVKALEAHLDVRLLQRTTRRVTATPEGQEYYEKARRVLIDIEDIDTSFSSVKQQPQGHLRIDVGGSTARDVLIPALPDFMRRYPEIRIDLGVADRPVDLISGNVDCVIRGGALEDSSLIARHIGNAEMVTCATPGYLKQYGLPAYPEELRNGHKLVCYLSPMTGRAVPFRFTQDGEIREINLVHRIGVNESNAHLAAAVAGMGIVQTFRYSAGALLEAGTLVEILDKWRPPHYPFYVVYPQNRHMTHRLKVFIAWLAEVFPDAVKG, encoded by the coding sequence ATGGATCAATTACTGGCCATGCGCGCCTATACCCGCGTAGTGGAAACCGGCAGTTTTACCCGGGCGGCGGACTCGCTCAACATGCCCATCGCCACCCTCAGCAAGCTGGTCAAGGCGCTGGAGGCACATCTCGACGTACGCCTGTTGCAGCGCACCACCCGGCGGGTGACGGCAACCCCGGAGGGACAGGAGTATTACGAAAAGGCCCGCCGGGTGCTGATTGATATCGAAGATATCGACACCTCGTTCAGCTCGGTAAAACAGCAGCCCCAGGGGCATCTGCGCATTGACGTCGGCGGCTCAACGGCGCGGGACGTGCTGATCCCGGCCCTGCCGGATTTTATGCGCCGTTACCCTGAAATCCGTATCGATCTCGGCGTGGCCGACCGGCCGGTGGATTTAATCAGCGGCAATGTGGATTGCGTTATCCGCGGCGGCGCGCTGGAGGACTCCTCCCTGATTGCCCGGCACATCGGCAATGCGGAGATGGTCACCTGCGCCACGCCGGGCTATCTGAAGCAGTACGGCCTTCCCGCCTACCCTGAAGAGCTTCGCAACGGCCATAAGCTGGTCTGTTATCTCTCGCCGATGACCGGGCGCGCCGTGCCGTTTCGCTTTACCCAGGATGGTGAGATCCGCGAGATTAACCTGGTGCATCGTATCGGGGTAAACGAGAGCAACGCGCACCTGGCGGCCGCGGTAGCTGGAATGGGGATTGTTCAGACATTTCGGTACTCCGCAGGCGCCCTGCTGGAAGCGGGAACGCTGGTGGAGATCCTCGATAAATGGCGTCCGCCACACTACCCGTTTTACGTGGTTTATCCGCAAAACCGGCATATGACGCATCGTCTGAAGGTGTTTATCGCGTGGCTGGCGGAGGTGTTTCCGGACGCGGTGAAGGGATAG
- a CDS encoding diguanylate phosphodiesterase, producing the protein MLTTLIYKSQLNPSCKSLSLLSLVEKAKYSNAALDVTGILLFNGLDFLQILEGSEEVIENLFVKIGQDKRHFGVVELMRDYAPRRRFENVGMLLFDLRIDTAKSVRSSVLRYSKLDNYLAAEDRVFKFIQSFITQQKQTSNGSAFLPDKWTLTPEHAPFGNSINGLIDNQVCQFALQPIVQPGEGKISSLEALIRGNDGGSPERFFNAIDQDKVYEVDLQTKAYAFALAEKIGIGDHKIAINLLPMSLVNVPGAVDYLMDQILIHGLQPEQVVIEVTENEMISGFNQFNSAIKQLRAAGIGLAIDDFGSGYAGLSLLTRFQPDKLKIDREIVSNIHLSGPKQAIVKSIVSCCTDLEIALVAEGIEKIEEWCWLESAGIKRFQGFLFSRPKLNGVGDIHWPQFSSAAYLSD; encoded by the coding sequence GTGCTGACAACTCTCATTTACAAAAGCCAGTTAAATCCATCCTGCAAATCTTTATCCCTTCTCTCACTTGTTGAAAAAGCCAAATACAGCAATGCCGCGCTGGATGTGACGGGCATTCTGCTGTTTAACGGCCTTGATTTTTTGCAGATCCTCGAAGGGTCGGAAGAGGTCATTGAAAATCTGTTCGTGAAGATAGGCCAGGACAAGCGCCACTTCGGCGTGGTGGAGCTGATGCGGGATTACGCCCCGCGCCGCCGCTTCGAGAACGTCGGCATGCTGCTGTTCGATCTGCGGATCGATACGGCAAAATCGGTGCGGTCGTCCGTCCTGCGCTACAGCAAGCTGGATAATTATCTGGCGGCGGAAGACAGGGTATTTAAATTTATTCAGTCGTTTATCACCCAGCAGAAACAGACGAGCAATGGCTCGGCCTTCCTGCCGGATAAATGGACCCTGACCCCGGAACATGCCCCATTTGGTAATTCCATCAACGGGCTGATTGATAACCAGGTCTGTCAGTTTGCCCTGCAGCCGATTGTGCAGCCTGGCGAAGGGAAAATCTCCTCGCTCGAGGCGCTGATCCGCGGTAACGACGGCGGAAGCCCGGAGCGATTCTTTAATGCCATCGATCAGGACAAAGTGTACGAAGTGGATCTGCAGACCAAGGCCTACGCCTTTGCGCTGGCCGAGAAAATCGGCATTGGCGATCATAAAATCGCCATTAACCTGCTGCCGATGTCGCTGGTGAACGTCCCGGGCGCCGTCGATTATCTGATGGACCAGATCCTTATCCATGGCCTGCAGCCGGAGCAGGTGGTGATTGAAGTGACCGAAAACGAAATGATCTCCGGCTTCAACCAGTTTAACAGCGCCATCAAGCAGTTGCGGGCGGCGGGTATTGGTCTGGCGATTGATGATTTTGGCTCAGGCTATGCCGGGCTCTCGTTATTGACGCGCTTCCAGCCGGATAAACTGAAAATCGATCGCGAGATTGTCAGCAATATTCACCTGAGCGGCCCCAAGCAGGCGATTGTTAAGTCGATAGTCAGCTGCTGCACCGATCTGGAGATTGCGCTGGTGGCCGAGGGCATCGAGAAAATCGAGGAGTGGTGCTGGCTGGAGTCGGCAGGCATCAAGCGTTTTCAGGGTTTTCTCTTCTCCCGACCTAAATTAAACGGGGTGGGCGATATTCACTGGCCGCAATTTTCCAGCGCTGCTTATTTGAGCGATTAA